The following are from one region of the Pseudazoarcus pumilus genome:
- a CDS encoding PilZ domain-containing protein produces the protein MMDEQRHFSRIAFNVEATLRHDGCSDACAVHDVSLKGALVEFAGASIAAGSACELVLRLADDATVRMRGHVAHAQDDRLGIACEDIDLDSMTHLRRLIELNLGDPELLERELAAMIDG, from the coding sequence ATGATGGACGAACAACGCCACTTCTCGCGCATCGCGTTCAATGTGGAGGCCACACTGCGGCACGACGGCTGCAGCGACGCCTGTGCCGTGCACGATGTGTCGCTCAAGGGCGCCCTGGTGGAGTTCGCCGGCGCGTCCATCGCCGCAGGCTCGGCCTGCGAGCTCGTCCTGCGCCTGGCCGACGACGCCACGGTGCGCATGCGCGGCCACGTCGCCCATGCGCAGGACGACCGACTGGGCATCGCCTGCGAGGACATCGATCTGGACAGCATGACGCACCTGCGCCGGCTCATCGAGCTCAACCTCGGCGACCCGGAACTGCTCGAACGCGAACTGGCCGCGATGATCGACGGCTGA
- a CDS encoding bifunctional diguanylate cyclase/phosphodiesterase: MSLIARVRLLVVVLALTGLCGALAISLPAQRDALHAQMSAHDRDTVTLLALLIGHGMPEQAALVETADGLIANGHYREILVRSDGRLVIEHRDATQPRVPVWFTRALALQVQPSVATLHRDDQPAASVAVASDASASIERLWRETRALTLWFAIGALLTCVALGPLLRRLLRPLDAVRAQADALVERRFTQVATPGTVDFVPLIDAMNTLARRAEQRIAADAERIEALDHLVAHDELTGLPNRPRFLELLDAALELDEGSRARRGSLAVLRVADLAGLNRSLGRNGADKLLVDIAARLRGVAAAAPGRVAARLNGSDFVVLAPDLKRPKKLTDEITHAISALRALHGDGLMHRLPVGAAEYATGEPRARLLARLDGALAASEHTGWGDARIVDDDSVLPARTDLAGWRDALLAALDRDQVRLELFPVLSTRGALLYMEGPTRVLIDDLWYGADAFVPWAERLGLTPRLDLAALRLGLKRIDEERVPVGIHVSATSMREAGFVDALRGELQAHPDAAARLWLELPEQGVVRDLAAFRALCLATRPFGCRIGIEHAGREFGQLGGLHDVGLNYIKIDAGFIGNLAANQDKRDFVVRICDLGHAIGLQVIAEGVDHADDLAALGEIGVDGVTGSAVRLPEAEQP; this comes from the coding sequence ATGTCGCTGATCGCGCGAGTGCGCCTGCTCGTGGTCGTGCTCGCACTGACGGGCCTGTGCGGCGCCCTGGCGATCTCTTTACCGGCGCAGCGCGACGCCTTGCACGCGCAGATGAGCGCCCATGATCGCGACACCGTGACGCTGCTCGCCCTGCTCATCGGTCACGGCATGCCCGAACAGGCGGCCCTCGTCGAAACCGCCGATGGCCTGATCGCGAACGGACACTATCGCGAGATCCTGGTGCGCAGCGACGGCCGCCTCGTGATTGAACACCGCGACGCGACACAGCCGCGCGTACCCGTCTGGTTCACCCGTGCGCTGGCCCTGCAGGTGCAGCCATCGGTGGCGACGTTGCACCGCGACGACCAGCCGGCCGCGTCCGTCGCGGTCGCCAGTGACGCGTCGGCCTCGATCGAGCGCCTGTGGCGCGAGACGCGGGCGCTGACGCTGTGGTTCGCCATCGGTGCGCTGCTCACCTGCGTGGCCCTCGGCCCCCTGCTGCGCCGTCTGCTGCGCCCGCTCGACGCCGTCCGCGCCCAGGCCGACGCCCTGGTGGAGCGTCGCTTCACGCAGGTGGCGACGCCCGGCACGGTCGACTTCGTTCCGCTGATCGATGCCATGAACACGCTTGCGCGTCGCGCCGAGCAGCGCATCGCGGCCGACGCCGAGCGCATCGAGGCACTCGACCATCTGGTGGCCCACGACGAACTCACTGGTCTGCCCAACCGTCCACGCTTTCTCGAACTGCTCGACGCCGCGCTGGAACTCGACGAAGGCAGCCGGGCGCGACGCGGTTCGCTGGCGGTGCTGCGTGTGGCGGATCTGGCCGGACTCAACCGCAGCCTGGGGCGTAACGGCGCGGACAAGCTGCTGGTCGACATCGCCGCGCGCCTGCGCGGCGTCGCCGCCGCGGCGCCGGGGCGTGTCGCCGCGCGCCTCAATGGCAGCGACTTCGTCGTGCTCGCGCCCGATCTGAAACGCCCGAAGAAGCTCACCGACGAAATCACGCATGCAATCTCGGCCCTGCGCGCGCTGCACGGCGACGGCCTGATGCACCGACTGCCGGTGGGCGCGGCCGAATACGCCACCGGCGAGCCGCGTGCACGGCTGCTTGCGCGCCTGGACGGCGCGCTGGCCGCCTCCGAGCACACCGGCTGGGGCGATGCGCGCATCGTCGACGACGACAGCGTCTTGCCTGCGCGCACCGATCTGGCGGGTTGGCGCGATGCCCTGCTCGCCGCGCTCGACCGCGATCAGGTGCGCCTGGAGCTGTTTCCGGTGTTGTCGACGCGCGGCGCACTGCTCTACATGGAAGGGCCCACGCGCGTGCTCATCGACGACCTGTGGTACGGCGCCGATGCCTTCGTTCCGTGGGCCGAGCGTCTGGGGCTGACGCCGCGGCTGGATCTGGCCGCGTTGCGCCTTGGCCTGAAGCGCATCGACGAGGAGCGCGTGCCGGTCGGCATCCACGTGTCGGCCACGTCGATGCGCGAGGCCGGCTTCGTCGACGCGCTGCGCGGCGAACTGCAGGCACACCCCGACGCGGCCGCTCGGCTATGGCTGGAATTGCCCGAACAAGGGGTGGTGCGCGATCTGGCCGCCTTCCGGGCGCTGTGCCTGGCCACGCGCCCGTTCGGCTGTCGCATCGGCATCGAGCACGCCGGGCGCGAGTTCGGCCAGCTTGGCGGCCTGCACGACGTGGGGCTGAACTACATCAAGATCGATGCCGGTTTCATCGGCAATCTCGCTGCCAACCAGGACAAGCGGGACTTCGTCGTGCGCATCTGCGATCTGGGCCACGCGATCGGCCTGCAGGTCATCGCCGAAGGCGTGGACCACGCCGACGACCTGGCCGCGCTGGGCGAGATCGGCGTCGACGGCGTCACCGGCTCGGCCGTGCGTCTGCCCGAAGCGGAGCAGCCATGA
- the queF gene encoding NADPH-dependent 7-cyano-7-deazaguanine reductase QueF (Catalyzes the NADPH-dependent reduction of 7-cyano-7-deazaguanine (preQ0) to 7-aminomethyl-7-deazaguanine (preQ1) in queuosine biosynthesis): MKPTETSGVAASPLGRAVAYRDTYAPELLFPVERAPKRAELGFAAGAPLPFAGEDLWNAYEISWLNRRGKPVVALGRFTVPAASPRLIESKSLKLYLNSLNQTPFDDREAVRATIAADLSAAAGASVDVALQALSELPRRHFAEPEATLIDELDVAIDAYAPRPDLLTADFAAPPVEETLYSHLLKSNCLVTGQPDWGTVCVRYRGPRIDRENLLRYVVSFRSHDEFHEQCVERIFRDILAACRPERLAVWARYTRRGGLDINPFRATPGETPPDNRFDVRQ, encoded by the coding sequence ATGAAACCGACCGAAACGAGCGGTGTCGCCGCCTCTCCGCTGGGCCGCGCCGTGGCCTACCGTGACACCTACGCGCCCGAACTGCTGTTCCCTGTCGAGCGCGCGCCCAAGCGCGCCGAACTGGGTTTCGCGGCGGGCGCGCCATTGCCCTTCGCCGGCGAGGACCTGTGGAATGCCTACGAGATCTCGTGGCTGAACCGGCGTGGCAAGCCCGTCGTCGCCCTGGGCCGTTTCACGGTGCCGGCCGCCTCGCCGCGGCTGATCGAGTCCAAGTCGCTCAAGCTGTATCTGAATTCACTCAACCAGACGCCCTTCGACGATCGCGAGGCGGTGCGCGCGACCATCGCCGCCGACCTGTCGGCGGCGGCCGGCGCGTCGGTGGACGTCGCACTGCAGGCGCTGTCAGAGTTGCCGCGCCGGCATTTCGCCGAGCCCGAGGCGACGCTCATCGATGAGCTCGATGTGGCGATCGACGCCTATGCTCCGCGCCCCGACCTGCTGACGGCGGATTTCGCCGCACCACCGGTCGAGGAGACGCTGTACTCGCATCTGCTCAAGTCCAACTGTCTGGTCACCGGGCAACCCGACTGGGGCACGGTGTGCGTGCGCTACCGTGGTCCGCGCATCGATCGCGAGAACCTGTTGCGCTACGTCGTGTCCTTTCGTTCGCACGACGAATTTCACGAACAGTGCGTGGAGCGCATCTTCCGCGACATCCTCGCCGCCTGCCGGCCCGAGCGTCTGGCCGTGTGGGCGCGCTACACGCGCCGCGGCGGGCTGGACATCAATCCGTTCCGCGCCACGCCCGGCGAGACGCCCCCGGACAACCGCTTCGACGTGCGACAGTAG
- a CDS encoding thioredoxin domain-containing protein, which translates to MPNRLASETSPYLLQHADNPVDWWPWCDEALALARERDLPILLSIGYSACHWCHVMAHECFADEEVAALMNRHFINIKVDREERPDLDHIYQSAHQLLAGRPGGWPLTVFLTPDTVPFFAGTYFPKTARARLPGFMDLLRDIAQSFATQRTDIEAQNAQLREHLARACAPPASDGIPAAQGVSDGLRKALGELWDKRNGGFGDAPKFPRTPDLEFLLYRQRTCGDDAAGRMVLTTLTAMAEGGLFDQIGGGFFRYSTDARWEIPHFEKMLYDNGPLLGLYADAWALTGEPLYRQVVEATAQWALREMRAPHGAFFAALDADSQGEEGRFYVWQREQLHEHVPPAALRLAERHWGVSGGLWGLGAQPNFEGRAWHLRVAEPLARAAKKLGLDEEVARALLEQARAALLEARETRVRPGRDEKILTASNALMIGGLARAARIFGCADWLAAAREALTCVRTQLWRDGRLLAVSDGGAGRLHAYLDDHAFLLAALLDVLQADFAPDDLDFACALADALLESFEDVEAGGFFFTRHDHERLIARPKPAIDNATASGNGIAARALLRLGHLAGELRYVEAAARALQAFGGLLARAPVGCASLALALAEHEVPPAVLVLGGSDADRWRRRLQRIFAPELLCVAPCDGAGRLPAVLKKPDDGRAAAWLCQGAQCEAPQYDIDALEARIRNSVLRG; encoded by the coding sequence ATGCCCAACCGACTCGCTTCCGAAACTTCCCCCTACCTGTTGCAGCACGCCGACAACCCGGTCGACTGGTGGCCGTGGTGTGACGAGGCGCTGGCGCTCGCGCGTGAGCGCGACCTGCCCATCCTGCTGTCGATCGGTTATTCCGCCTGCCACTGGTGCCACGTGATGGCGCACGAATGCTTCGCCGACGAAGAGGTGGCGGCGCTGATGAACCGCCACTTCATCAACATCAAGGTCGACCGCGAGGAGCGCCCGGACCTGGATCACATCTACCAGAGCGCGCACCAGTTGCTCGCCGGCCGTCCCGGCGGATGGCCGCTGACCGTGTTCCTGACGCCCGATACCGTGCCCTTCTTCGCGGGCACCTATTTCCCCAAGACAGCGCGTGCGCGCCTGCCCGGCTTCATGGACCTGCTGCGCGACATCGCGCAATCCTTCGCCACGCAGCGCACCGACATCGAGGCGCAGAACGCGCAGCTGCGCGAGCATCTGGCGCGCGCGTGCGCGCCGCCCGCGAGCGACGGCATTCCGGCTGCGCAGGGCGTATCCGACGGTCTGCGCAAGGCGCTCGGTGAGCTGTGGGACAAGCGCAACGGCGGCTTCGGCGATGCACCCAAGTTTCCGCGCACGCCGGACCTGGAGTTCCTCTTGTACCGGCAGCGCACCTGCGGCGACGACGCTGCCGGGCGCATGGTGCTGACCACGCTCACGGCGATGGCCGAGGGCGGGCTGTTCGACCAGATCGGCGGTGGCTTCTTCCGCTACAGCACCGATGCGCGCTGGGAGATTCCGCACTTCGAGAAAATGCTCTACGACAACGGGCCGCTGCTCGGCCTGTACGCCGATGCCTGGGCGCTGACCGGCGAGCCGCTTTACCGTCAGGTCGTCGAGGCCACGGCGCAGTGGGCCTTGCGCGAGATGCGCGCGCCGCATGGCGCCTTCTTCGCCGCGCTGGACGCCGATTCGCAAGGCGAGGAAGGTCGCTTCTACGTGTGGCAGCGTGAGCAGTTGCACGAGCATGTCCCGCCCGCCGCGCTGCGCCTGGCCGAGCGCCACTGGGGCGTGTCCGGCGGGCTGTGGGGTCTGGGTGCGCAGCCCAATTTCGAGGGTCGCGCCTGGCATCTGCGCGTGGCCGAGCCGCTCGCCCGGGCGGCGAAGAAGCTCGGGCTGGACGAGGAGGTCGCGAGGGCCCTGCTCGAGCAGGCGCGTGCTGCGTTGCTCGAAGCGCGCGAGACGCGTGTGCGTCCCGGGCGCGACGAGAAGATCCTGACCGCGTCGAATGCGCTGATGATCGGCGGCCTGGCGCGCGCCGCGCGCATCTTCGGGTGCGCGGACTGGCTGGCCGCCGCGCGCGAGGCGTTGACCTGCGTACGCACGCAGCTGTGGCGCGACGGCCGCCTGCTCGCGGTGAGCGATGGCGGGGCGGGACGGCTCCACGCCTATCTGGACGATCACGCCTTTCTGCTCGCCGCGCTGCTCGACGTGCTGCAGGCCGATTTTGCGCCCGACGACCTGGACTTCGCCTGTGCGTTGGCCGACGCCTTGCTCGAATCCTTCGAGGATGTGGAAGCGGGTGGCTTCTTCTTCACGCGCCACGATCACGAGCGGCTGATCGCGCGACCCAAGCCGGCCATCGACAATGCGACCGCCTCGGGCAACGGTATCGCGGCGCGCGCCTTGCTGCGGCTGGGTCATCTGGCGGGCGAGCTGCGCTACGTGGAAGCCGCCGCACGCGCCTTGCAGGCCTTCGGGGGCCTGCTCGCGCGCGCTCCGGTGGGTTGCGCCAGCCTGGCGCTGGCGCTGGCCGAACACGAGGTGCCGCCTGCCGTACTGGTGCTGGGCGGGTCCGACGCCGATCGCTGGCGGCGTAGGCTGCAGCGCATCTTCGCTCCCGAACTGCTGTGCGTCGCGCCGTGTGACGGGGCGGGGCGCCTGCCCGCGGTCTTGAAGAAGCCGGACGACGGTCGTGCCGCCGCGTGGCTGTGCCAGGGCGCGCAGTGCGAGGCGCCGCAGTACGACATCGATGCGCTCGAGGCGCGCATTCGAAACAGCGTGTTGCGCGGGTAG
- a CDS encoding c-type cytochrome → MKAILTAVAAASLLCAAPAFADEALAKSKNCMACHSTDKKLVGPSYKDVAAKYAGQGDAAAYLAGKIKGGSSGVWGPVPMPPNAVSDDEAKKLAEWVLSIK, encoded by the coding sequence ATGAAGGCAATCCTGACTGCCGTCGCGGCCGCCAGCCTCCTCTGTGCCGCGCCGGCCTTCGCCGACGAGGCGCTCGCCAAGTCCAAGAACTGCATGGCCTGTCACTCCACCGACAAGAAACTGGTCGGCCCGAGCTACAAGGACGTCGCCGCCAAGTATGCCGGGCAGGGCGATGCCGCGGCCTACCTGGCCGGCAAGATCAAGGGCGGCAGCTCCGGCGTGTGGGGCCCCGTGCCGATGCCGCCGAACGCCGTCAGCGACGACGAGGCGAAGAAGCTCGCCGAGTGGGTTCTGAGCATCAAGTAA
- a CDS encoding putative bifunctional diguanylate cyclase/phosphodiesterase, translated as MVIPGEVFFHNQLAETPADAQTARILIVDDDVSLRRTLPHILAAPHREFDTADCVHAAIAQLEAGIFDLIVLDYRLPDATGLAVLDWLSEHERDEAVIMISGEDAIDAVIGALRRGADDYVRKPYHVAQLQRAVQNALHKRMLERANRAMGERLRASERLHRFLVESSPDLIFTLDAQGRFNYVNPRIEELLGFRRNHLLNQPFASLVLPEDSDRIASVLQAQHTRPDTSFTLELRLRKATDTAAGVSGHLAVALQGIPMLGRGEGGEGGYVGLYGIARDISERKRAEEIISFQAYHDQLTRLPNRVLFRDRLDLALTQARRRSGSLAVLYVDIDRFKLVNDTYGHSEGDALIRGVAARLSATLRRSDTLARVGGDEFTILLPDIGGVEDAEHTARKIQTSLEAPLALTHGDFRATVSVGIAIYPADGETCETLMQHADIAMYQVKRSGKNGYRFFAPELNTRHQGRIAIENDLRVALKLGQLELHYQPQVSLSQRRVVGVEALLRWNHPDDGLISPAIFIPIAEELGLIGEISRWVLEQACAQLAAWQKRGHDNVKMSLNLAAYDFDRGDIVAEVTDCIARHGLPPGQITLEITEHMMMQDTPGVTAKVRRLREAGVGIAIDDFGTGYSALAYLQKLPISALKIDRSFVKDLGGLMTNPIISAIIGIARGFDLDLIAEGVEHAQQAAMLRALGCDVMQGYYFARPVQADDAEALFSMPPRSVSG; from the coding sequence ATGGTCATTCCTGGAGAAGTCTTCTTCCACAACCAGCTCGCCGAGACCCCGGCCGACGCGCAGACTGCCCGCATCCTGATCGTCGACGACGACGTTTCGCTGCGCCGGACCCTGCCCCACATTCTCGCCGCACCCCATCGCGAGTTCGACACCGCCGACTGCGTGCACGCGGCGATCGCTCAGCTCGAGGCCGGCATCTTCGACCTGATCGTGCTCGACTACCGCCTGCCCGACGCGACCGGTCTGGCCGTGCTCGACTGGCTCTCCGAGCATGAACGCGACGAGGCGGTGATCATGATCAGCGGCGAGGATGCGATCGACGCGGTGATCGGCGCACTGCGCCGCGGCGCCGACGACTACGTGCGCAAGCCCTATCACGTCGCGCAGTTGCAGCGCGCGGTGCAGAACGCGCTGCACAAGCGCATGCTCGAACGCGCCAACCGGGCCATGGGCGAGCGCCTGCGCGCGTCCGAACGCCTGCACCGCTTCCTCGTCGAAAGCTCCCCCGACCTGATCTTCACGCTCGACGCGCAGGGGCGCTTCAACTACGTCAATCCACGCATCGAGGAGTTGCTGGGCTTTCGCCGCAACCATCTGCTCAACCAGCCCTTCGCCTCGCTGGTGTTGCCCGAGGACAGCGATCGCATCGCCAGCGTACTCCAGGCGCAGCACACGCGTCCGGACACGAGCTTCACGCTGGAACTGCGCCTGCGCAAGGCGACCGACACCGCCGCCGGCGTTTCCGGCCATCTCGCCGTGGCGCTGCAGGGCATTCCGATGCTCGGACGCGGCGAGGGTGGCGAAGGTGGCTACGTGGGCCTGTACGGCATCGCGCGCGATATCTCCGAGCGCAAGCGCGCCGAGGAGATCATCAGCTTCCAGGCCTATCACGATCAGCTCACGCGCCTGCCCAACCGCGTGCTTTTCCGTGACCGCCTGGATCTGGCGCTGACCCAGGCGCGGCGGCGCAGCGGTTCGCTGGCCGTGCTCTACGTCGACATCGATCGCTTCAAGCTGGTCAACGATACCTACGGCCACAGCGAGGGCGACGCGCTGATCCGCGGCGTCGCCGCGCGCCTGTCGGCGACGCTGCGGCGCAGCGACACGCTCGCGCGCGTGGGCGGGGACGAGTTCACCATCCTGCTGCCCGACATCGGCGGCGTAGAGGACGCCGAGCACACCGCGCGCAAGATCCAGACCTCGCTGGAAGCGCCGCTGGCGCTCACGCATGGCGACTTTCGCGCGACCGTCAGCGTCGGCATTGCGATCTATCCGGCAGACGGCGAGACCTGCGAGACGCTGATGCAGCACGCCGACATCGCGATGTACCAGGTCAAGCGCAGCGGCAAGAATGGCTACCGCTTCTTCGCACCCGAGCTCAACACCCGCCACCAGGGCCGCATCGCGATCGAGAACGACCTGCGCGTGGCGCTCAAGCTCGGCCAGCTCGAACTGCACTACCAGCCGCAGGTCAGCCTCTCGCAGCGACGCGTGGTCGGCGTGGAAGCGCTGTTGCGCTGGAACCATCCCGACGACGGCCTCATCAGCCCTGCGATCTTCATTCCCATCGCCGAGGAACTGGGCCTCATCGGCGAGATCTCGCGCTGGGTGCTGGAACAGGCCTGCGCGCAGCTCGCCGCCTGGCAAAAGCGCGGTCACGACAACGTGAAGATGTCGCTCAACCTGGCCGCCTACGATTTCGACCGCGGCGACATCGTCGCCGAGGTCACCGACTGCATCGCGCGCCACGGCCTGCCGCCGGGGCAGATCACGCTCGAGATCACCGAGCACATGATGATGCAGGACACGCCCGGCGTGACCGCCAAGGTACGCCGCCTGCGCGAGGCCGGGGTAGGCATCGCGATCGACGATTTCGGCACCGGCTATTCGGCGCTGGCCTATCTGCAGAAGCTGCCGATCAGCGCGCTCAAGATCGACCGCAGCTTCGTCAAGGATCTGGGCGGGCTGATGACCAATCCCATCATCTCGGCGATCATCGGCATCGCCCGCGGCTTCGACCTCGACCTGATCGCCGAGGGCGTGGAGCATGCACAGCAGGCGGCGATGCTGCGGGCGCTCGGTTGCGACGTGATGCAGGGCTACTACTTCGCGCGTCCTGTGCAGGCCGACGACGCCGAGGCGCTGTTCTCCATGCCGCCGCGCAGCGTCTCGGGCTGA
- a CDS encoding sensor histidine kinase — protein sequence MGSNMLHSQGGLPAAAPSAQREVLLGLLGSSPPAREDIATLATDDPLLVHAMFHACPLDGGLEQALSEALAERVERIGASLLSAWITLQEGVREPGSRTDLALRGFALRCADLARQLAMRSDYPFPDEARLAGLWSRLSQMLRLDPAHAGRTGSAAALNARLAAECGAEGPLADALELVEADDERILSAHPLARLLWCASRLASPDGGTPDAVLARVAGVDSACLHEIREHCPIALAPQGPPETSALAPAAAQPVSRKLLEAALAGYARTAFEGLTGDALRARLHAGARLLCATAPALVVVARGERLAALPLTDARTEAHWAAADMPLDDPLSVVALAARSATPTSCHGDEGGSPARSVRDWQLARWIGRHGFVCVPFSCEGAPAAIVVAPERVQMPPPDATRMLLALVSAAASVASAQQRHDEAERALRREVETLHREHARRTAHEARNPLSVIRSYLQLMPQRHPEARGLAEDMDLVQAEIDRLGALIETFTEAPQATVEPAFCRVPELLHDLRAAVGEPLFERRGIHLELRTSAGLPPVAMPASKLRQVLLNLLHNAADILHPGGRCTIALAGEVWADGVRCLEIRVIDNGPGLPPERLADPFMPRPSSKGGHHEGLGLAISRQLLADWHGRILCRSQNGIGTSFQLLVPVRDSE from the coding sequence ATGGGTTCGAACATGCTCCATTCGCAGGGCGGCCTGCCCGCTGCCGCACCGAGCGCGCAGCGCGAGGTGCTGCTCGGCCTGCTCGGCAGCTCGCCACCGGCACGCGAGGACATCGCCACGCTGGCCACCGACGACCCGCTGCTGGTGCACGCCATGTTCCATGCCTGCCCGCTCGACGGCGGCCTCGAACAAGCCCTGAGCGAGGCCCTGGCCGAACGTGTGGAGCGCATCGGAGCATCGCTGCTGTCGGCCTGGATCACCCTGCAGGAGGGCGTGCGCGAACCGGGTTCGCGCACCGACCTGGCCCTGCGCGGCTTCGCCTTGCGCTGCGCGGATCTCGCACGGCAACTGGCGATGCGCAGCGACTACCCCTTTCCCGACGAGGCCCGGCTGGCCGGCCTGTGGTCGCGCCTGTCGCAGATGCTGCGCCTCGATCCAGCCCATGCCGGACGCACCGGCAGCGCGGCCGCGCTCAACGCTCGCCTGGCCGCCGAATGCGGTGCCGAGGGCCCGCTCGCGGACGCGCTCGAACTGGTCGAGGCTGACGACGAGCGGATTCTCTCGGCTCATCCGCTGGCACGTCTGCTGTGGTGCGCGAGCCGCCTCGCCAGCCCGGATGGCGGCACGCCCGACGCGGTGCTCGCGCGCGTGGCCGGCGTCGACTCCGCCTGCCTGCACGAGATCCGCGAGCACTGCCCGATTGCGCTCGCTCCGCAAGGCCCGCCCGAAACGTCCGCACTCGCGCCGGCCGCCGCCCAGCCGGTGTCGCGCAAGCTGCTCGAAGCGGCGCTCGCCGGCTACGCGCGCACGGCCTTCGAGGGGCTGACCGGTGATGCCCTGCGCGCACGGTTGCACGCCGGCGCCCGCCTGCTGTGCGCGACGGCGCCGGCACTGGTGGTGGTGGCGCGCGGCGAACGGCTGGCGGCGCTGCCGCTGACCGACGCGCGCACCGAGGCCCACTGGGCGGCGGCGGACATGCCGCTCGACGATCCGCTCAGCGTCGTCGCGCTGGCCGCGCGCAGCGCCACACCCACCTCGTGTCACGGCGACGAGGGAGGCAGCCCCGCCCGTTCGGTGCGCGACTGGCAACTCGCGCGCTGGATCGGGCGCCACGGCTTCGTGTGCGTGCCGTTCTCCTGCGAGGGTGCTCCCGCAGCCATCGTGGTCGCACCCGAGCGCGTGCAGATGCCGCCACCCGACGCCACCCGCATGCTGCTCGCGCTGGTTTCGGCGGCCGCATCTGTTGCATCCGCACAACAACGTCACGACGAGGCCGAGCGCGCGTTGCGGCGCGAAGTCGAGACCCTGCATCGCGAGCATGCGCGACGCACCGCGCATGAGGCGCGCAACCCGCTGTCGGTGATCCGCAGCTATCTGCAACTGATGCCGCAACGTCATCCCGAAGCCCGCGGACTGGCCGAGGACATGGACCTCGTGCAGGCCGAGATCGATCGCCTCGGCGCGCTCATCGAGACCTTCACCGAAGCGCCGCAGGCCACGGTCGAACCGGCCTTCTGCCGGGTTCCCGAGCTGCTGCACGACCTGCGCGCCGCGGTCGGCGAGCCGCTCTTCGAGCGCCGCGGCATCCACCTCGAACTGCGCACATCGGCCGGTCTGCCGCCGGTTGCGATGCCGGCCTCGAAGCTGCGCCAGGTGTTGCTCAACCTGCTGCACAATGCCGCCGACATCCTGCATCCGGGCGGGCGCTGCACGATCGCGCTGGCCGGCGAGGTATGGGCCGACGGCGTGCGCTGCCTCGAGATCCGCGTCATCGACAACGGCCCCGGCCTGCCGCCCGAACGGCTCGCCGATCCGTTCATGCCCCGGCCCAGCAGCAAGGGCGGACACCACGAGGGACTGGGTCTGGCGATCAGCCGGCAGTTGCTCGCCGACTGGCACGGGCGCATCCTGTGCCGCAGCCAGAACGGCATCGGCACGAGCTTTCAGTTGCTTGTGCCGGTGCGCGATTCCGAATAG